The following proteins are co-located in the Pochonia chlamydosporia 170 chromosome 6, whole genome shotgun sequence genome:
- a CDS encoding fungal chitosanase (similar to Colletotrichum fioriniae PJ7 XP_007601981.1) — MGLLFRYTILLGTLLQVVSAAHVTQNLWSLYYTIKQTGYCRNTLKGGFATIEGQGPDYVYCGDHLKSEGIVYIQGVNGNLAALGPSCAGDTYRYNDDFDSYCDSSLDNPVNPTTFQPIIQSYNVGVSDFNPYVTSFVTFGNVESKNPGFISFDPRKYGIEPMSIIAVVCNNRMFYGIWGNMNKDDGPPLVGEASGSIAKLCFGSYFDYYYSSNHTDILYIAFTGKDAVVGPHGAKWNATTIREFQDSIEAQGNRLIEKRIKCWSPVYCQLSKVPAH; from the exons ATGGGCTTACTCTTCAGATACACCATACTCTTGGGCACACTGCTCCAGGTAGTGTCGGCTGCGCATGTCACCCAAAACCTCTGGAGCTTATACTACACCATCAAGCAAACAGGCTACTGTAGAAATACGCTGAAAGGTGGATTCGCGACCATAGAAGGTCAAGGTCCCG ACTACGTCTATTGTGGCGATCACCTCAAAAGCGAAGGCATAGTGTACATCCAAGGTGTCAATGGTAATCTGGCAGCCCTAGGCCCCAGCTGCGCGGGAGACACATACCGTTATAACGACGACTTCGACTCATACTGCGATTCATCTCTCGACAATCCCGTGAATCCCACGACCTTTCAGCCCATTATACAAAGCTACAACGTAGGCGTTAGCGACTTCAACCCATATGTGACATCATTTGTTACATTTGGAAATGTAGAGAGCAAGAATCCCGGTTTCATTAGCTTCGATCCCCGTAAGTACGGCATAGAACCCATGTCCATTATTGCTGTTGTATGCAACAACAGGATG TTCTACGGCATCTGGGGGAACATGAACAAGGATGATGGCCCACCGCTAGTTGGGGAAGCGTCTGGTTCAATCGCCAAACTTTGCTTTGGCTCCTACTTTGACTATTACTACTCGAGCAATCATACCGACATCCTCTACATTGCGTTTACCGGCAAGGATGCAGTTGTTGGACCTCATGGAGCCAAGTGGAATGCTACCACCATTCGAGAGTTTCAGGACTCAATCGAGGCTCAGGGAAATCGGTTGATTGAGAAGCGCATCAAGTGTTGGAGTCCGGTGTATTGCCAATTGTCCAAGGTGCCGGCGCACTAA
- a CDS encoding glycosyl hydrolases family 43 domain-containing protein, with protein MFWPRLASAALLLASLVSGSSPKCSTDDDCNLNGICSHGKCKCDVGWTSSDCGALDLYPASRQAGYNHTAEGESTWGSHIVQDPHDKKLYHLFYTSMEHHCGLLKWIPYSRIMRAESRTGPEGPYTNPVEVVSTFSHNPTVVWSPFDKKYLLYHIGCPQAILPGCDSVGGLQCPDNPGGLGISVMSSRDLRSWDFKGYVLKKSNDSTAWDWVVTNPSAWPLHSSSRDPTMILAYRGKAADKTEMIGISVSKAGYEGPYKKIGTKPIFNAFCEDPFLWQDRRGNYHMLVHSMRDGNGGTPGVRQVGRHAFARMYEGPWTFNNDTLAYSAWANFTDGTSINFSRRERPQLFFSDDGRMTPLLLSNGVQEMGSTQSYSIITPIGRKSRLGQGGCK; from the coding sequence ATGTTTTGGCCAAGACTCGCAAGTGCGGCCCTCCTCCTTGCAAGCCTCGTATCAGGCTCCTCGCCCAAATGCTCAACCGACGATGATTGCAACCTCAATGGCATCTGCTCCCACGGTAAATGCAAATGCGACGTTGGTTGGACATCCAGCGACTGCGGCGCCCTCGACTTATACCCAGCCTCAAGACAAGCCGGCTACAACCACACAGCCGAGGGGGAATCAACCTGGGGTTCACACATTGTCCAAGATCCCCACGACAAGAAACTCTACCACCTCTTCTATACGTCCATGGAACACCACTGCGGTCTGCTGAAATGGATCCCCTACAGCAGAATCATGCGCGCAGAATCGCGAACCGGCCCAGAAGGTCCTTACACGAACCCCGTGGAAGTCGTAAGCACCTTCAGCCACAACCCAACCGTGGTCTGGAGCCCATTCGACAAGAAGTATCTGCTCTACCATATCGGATGTCCGCAGGCCATACTCCCGGGCTGCGATTCCGTCGGCGGCCTCCAGTGCCCGGATAACCCCGGCGGCCTAGGAATCTCCGTCATGTCAAGCAGGGATCTCCGGTCCTGGGACTTCAAGGGCtatgtgttgaagaagagcaacGACTCAACAGCATGGGACTGGGTGGTCACCAATCCATCTGCCTGGCCGTTACATTCAAGCTCCAGAGATCCTACTATGATTCTTGCCTACCGTGGCAAAGCGGCAGACAAGACGGAAATGATTGGTATTTCTGTATCCAAGGCCGGCTACGAAGGTCCGTATAAGAAAATCGGCACGAAGCCCATTTTCAATGCATTCTGCGAGGACCCATTTCTTTGGCAGGACAGACGGGGGAATTATCATATGTTGGTGCATTCGATGCGGGATGGCAACGGCGGTACTCCTGGTGTAAGACAAGTTGGTCGGCATGCCTTTGCGAGGATGTACGAAGGACCGTGGACGTTTAATAATGATACGCTTGCGTATAGTGCTTGGGCAAATTTCACGGACGGGACTTCGATTAACTTTTCGAGGAGGGAGCGGCCGCAACTGTTCTTTTCGGATGATGGGAGGATGACgccgttgttgttgtcgaaTGGGGTGCAGGAGATGGGAAGCACGCAGAGTTATTCGATTATTACGCCGATTGGGCGGAAGTCGAGGCTTGGACAGGGCGGGTGTAAGTAG
- a CDS encoding allergen (similar to Metarhizium robertsii ARSEF 23 XP_007825973.1): MKVSVVAFAALLGFTSAQKASVINRCTSTIYVQSFPYDGSAPGPLTTLPAGKSFSESFRRSGSTIKIAKTKTLDKPLFFGYSFSSNPDYAYYEFSTEWGNPFAGNHNILSPGAGCELFDCKANDANCYSTPAHKKVYGCPQPVDLTAELCK; encoded by the exons ATGAAGGTCTCCGTCGTCGCATTCGCCGCCCTCCTGGGCTTCACCTCTGCTCAGAAGGCTTCCGTTATCAACAGATGCACCTCTACTATTTACGTGCAGTCCTTCCCGTATGATGGAAGTGCGCCTGGTCCTCTCACCACTCTTCCAGCTGGAAAGTCCTTTTCCGAGTCGTTTAGACGCTCTGGTTCG ACTatcaagattgccaagaccaagacgcTTGACAAGCCTTTGTTCTTTGGGTActctttctcttcaaacCCCGACTACGCTTATT ATGAGTTTAGCACTGAATGGGGCAACCCGTTTGCTGGAAACCACAACATTCTGAGCCCGGGCGCGGGCTGCGAGCTCTTTGACTGCAAGGCGAACGACGCAAATTGCTATAGCACGCCGGCGCACAAGAAGGTTTATGGGTGCCCTCAGCCCGTTGACCTGACTGCTGAGCTTTGCAAGTAG
- a CDS encoding sugar transporter (hexose transporter) (similar to Aspergillus clavatus NRRL 1 XP_001273463.1), producing MAEKIDHVDNVHDERDEKHVETRVVTGDEAFNEAMLKEPPSPWTRGQIMIYLFSLVAFFNSTTNGYDGSLINNLLQNPWFIDKYNGSNSGIWAGIVSSMYQIGNIVAIPFLGPVCDSFGRRAGMASGAALIIVGTIIQGTSNAAGQFMGGRFLLGFGVSLVATGGPMYVVEVNHPAYRGVVGAMYNTLWFSGSILSSGAARGAANVGGDYSWRLITWLQILFPSLVLIFSFLLPESPRWLYVHNKKEKAKAMLIKYHGNGNENSAWVHLQLREYEQFLDMDGADKRWWDYRVLVKKGNFYRLGCNLIVSSFSQLAGNAVLSYFLGSVLDSAGYTSYLAQANITLINNCVQFVCAICGALLVDRVGRRPLLLFAFSACTVVWLGMTIATSQFSASYVGKDASGSDVYTNGAASKAALAMIFLFGAAFSIGITPLQGLYIVEVLSFEMRAKGMAMSNLAVNLAGLLNQYAWSVSMKNIGWKTYIIFTVWDAISVVIIYFTLPETKGRTLEELDHIFAAKNPVKASISKKELLVNRDGDVVEVKEA from the exons atggcggAAAAGATTGACCATGTGGATAACGTTCACGATGAACGCGACGAG AAGCACGTGGAGACCAGAGTGGTCACTGGCGATGAAGCCTTCAACGAGGCGATGCTAAAGGAACCGCCGTCTCCTTGGACGAGAGGCCAGATTATGATCTatctcttctccttggtggccttcttcaacagtACTACCAATGGCTATGACGGCTCCCTCATTAACAACCTGCTTCAGAACCCGTGGTTCATCGACAAGTACAATGGCTCCAATAGCGGCATCTGGGCTGGCATCGTCTCGTCCATGTACCAGATTGGCAACATTGTAGCCATTCCGTTCCTGGGGCCGGTTTGCGACTCCTTTGGCCGCAGGGCTGGCATGGCTAGCGGCGCGGCTCTCATCATCGTGG GCACAATTATCCAAGGTACTAGTAATGCTGCTGGTCAATTCATGGGAGGTCGCTTCCTTCTTGGATTCGGTGTATCTCTAGTAGCGACTGGCGGTCCCATGTATGTAGTTGAAGTGAACCATCCCGCTTATCGAGGTGTCGTCGGCG CAATGTACAACACTCTCTGGTTCTCAGGCTCTATCCTCTCATCAGGAGCGGCTCGCGGCGCCGCAAACGTCGGAGGCGACTACTCATGGCGTCTCATCACTTGGCTTCAG ATACTCTTCCCTTCCCTggtcctcatcttctccttcctccttccCGAATCCCCCCGATGGCTATACGTCCacaacaaaaaggaaaaagccaaagccatgcTCATCAAATACcacggcaacggcaacgaGAACTCCGCCTGGGTGCACCTCCAACTCCGCGAGTACGAACAATTCCTCGACATGGACGGCGCCGACAAGCGCTGGTGGGACTACCGCGTCCTCGTCAAAAAGGGAAACTTTTACCGTCTCGGCTGCAACCTGATTGTGTCGTCGTTTTCGCAGCTCGCCGGCAATGCTGTCCTGTCGTACTTTCTGGGCTCTGTACTCGACTCCGCCGGGTATACGTCGTACCTGGCCCAGGCGAACATTACCCTCATCAATAATTGCGTGCAATTTGTGTGCGCTATTTGCGGTGCGTTGCTGGTGGACAGGGTTGGGAGACGGCCGTTGCTGCTTTTTGCGTTTTCTGCGTGCACGGTTGTGTGGTTGGGCATGACGATTGCGACGTCGCAGTTTTCGGCGTCGTATGTGGGCAAAGATGCGAGCGGTTCGGATGTTTATACGAATGGGGCGGCTAGTAAGGCTGCTTTGGCGATGATTTTCTTGTTTGGCGCTGCGTTTTCGATTGGTATCACGCCGTTGCAAGGGTTGTATATTGTGGAGGTTTTGAGTTTTGAGATGAGAGCCAAGGGTATGGCCATGTCTAATCTTGCGG TCAATCTTGCTGGTTTGCTCAACCAGTATGCCTGGTCTGTCTCTATGAAGAACATTGGGTGGAAGACGTACATCATCTTTACAGTTTGGGATGCGATTTCGGTTGTCATCATTTACTTTACTCTGCCTGAAACAAAGGGTAGAACG CTCGAGGAGTTGGATCATATATTTGCTGCAAAGAACCCTGTCAAGGCATCTATCTCAAAGAAGGAGCTTTTGGTGAACCGGGATGGCGATGTGGTAGAGGTCAAAGAGGCATAA